The following nucleotide sequence is from Terriglobia bacterium.
TTTCATGTGTCGCAACACCCTGAAGATCAACTTGGTTGGCTCCCGGCGTCGGGTTCAGCGAGAACGGAAACGCGCTGCTGAATGCTATGTCGGATTCCATGATTTCTCCGGCGAACTTGACGGTTCGGCCCACGCCATCCGGCCCCGGCGTATCGAACGCGAACGGGTAGGTTAGGGCCAGAACGTTTACCGGCAGAACCGTCGAACCGGGGTTGGTCGTAATGAGGTTGACGCCGTCAAATTTGTCTACCGCGGTGCCCGCCATCGCATTCGCGCCCTGCGTCGCGGAAACAGTCCCGACGGCAGTCGTCCACGCCCCAAAAGCGGAGGCCAAAACCGAACCCAACGTCCGCGACCCCGTCAGGTTGGTTCCCTGCGTGGGGTCCAACTGCCACGACACCGGGAAAGTGCTGCTGTCCCAACGGGAATTAAGGATGGTTACCCCGTCCGTAGCCAGGATTTTTTGTGTCCAGTAGGCGCGCAGCGGCCGGACGGCCACGATTGTCGTCAATATCAATGCCACCGCTAACAGGCCGTAAATCTTCTTCATCTTCATTTCAGCAACCCCCGGATCTGCGCCTTGAAACTGTCGAGCGGTTTGCGGTCCACCGGTCCTGCTTCGGAGAATTGTCCGGTTTGCGGATCCAGCATTCGCACGCCTGCCGAGTTGGTGATGGCGAAACTGTTGACGATGTCGTACTTGCCCTGGCCGAGGCCGACGAGATCGAAGGTCCCGTCCTTACGGTCGCGGGCAAACACGATCACCTGGTCGCCCGGTTTGAACACCGGCATTCCCGGAACGTCGAGATGCAGCGATCCGACCTTCCCGCCCGGATGCCGCAACAGAATCGTGCGGCGCGGCCCGCCTTTCATGCCTTCGTCGACGCGGATCGACGTGTAGGTATAAATCGATTGGTTTTCCCACCGCATGTCGACGGATTCGACGGTGCCCTGCACGATGGCATCGGATTTGGAGACCAGTTCCTGCAACTCCATCTTCATTACCGTCGTCGCGAAAGCGGGCGCCGCCATCAGTGCGGCGATCATCACGAGTTGGATCAGTTTGCGGCTCATTGGATGATCATTCCTCCTGTCAAAGTCGATATGTCGCCGTTCGGATTCGTCGCTATTAAAGTCCTCGGCCCGGCCGCCGCGCTCGACGACGCCGTAATGGTGAATTCCAGCTGGGTCGAGCTCAAGAAGGTAAAGCCGCTGATCGTGACATCTCCCGGCCCCGATGCGGAAATGATCGTCGACGCCGAGAAATTGCCGCCGATAATGAAGACCTGCGTGGCGGTTCCTTTGGTCAGCGCGACCGGCTGCGAATAGGCGAAACCCGCGCTCGTCGTGCCGATGGCGGTAAAGCTCAGGGTTCCCGCCGGCGCCGGCACGAAAATGTCGGCTCCGGTCGTGATCGCTCCGGAACTGACCGTCAGAGGCGTCGCGACCGACGATCCGCCCGCCGCCGTCACCTGAAGAATAATGGACGCCGAGGACTGCGATCCGTTGCTCACAAACACCGGCCCGGTGATTGCATTCGCCGGCACCACCGCGGTCAACGACGTCGAGGTCTGGCTCGCCGGCGTCGCCGGTGTGGTTCCAGAACTCGAACTGAAGTTGATCACGCTGCTCGCCGTAAATCCGGTTCCGTTCAGCGTGATGGATCCTCCTACCGCCGCCGTCGTCGGCAGGATCGACGTCAGCGTGACCGGCGCGCCAGTAATCGTGGATGTCTGGTTCAGTGGAAGCGGTTGACCACTCGGACGCACGAACGACAAGGTGCCGGCGGTGGCTTGTCCTTTATATCCGCTGAACAGGATGAACTGCGTCTTGAAGCCAAAGCCGTCCGCGATCTGCGGAAAGTCATATTCACCCGTGGGCGGCGTTCCGTTTTCTTCGGTCGCCGGCGTCGTGGTTTCCAGGAATTCGCCGGCCCGCTCGTTGAAACGGATGCGGAGCGAAACAACCGAGATCTGAGGCGTCGACGTTCGGATCCGCAGGATGCCCTGGAAGGGCAGCGTCAGGGTCGGAAAGACATCGGTCAGGAATTTCGCGAACTGCCCATTGGCGACGATCGGCAGCGTTGCGGAATACGTCGTCGAGTTCCCGTCCGGCGTGAACAGATCGAGCGTTATCGAGCCTGCGGTTGAGGATGCATTCGCCACCGCGAATCCGGTGGAGTACGACCCGGGATTTCCGAAGCTTGTCGTCGCTTCCACATAAGTCCGAAAGGTGGTGCCGAGACTCGAAGGAACGCCGGCCTGGGTAATAATGGTGTTTGTCCCGAAAGAAAATACCCCAAGCGAAAACGGGGTAACCGAACCGGATGCCGGAGTCACCACGACCGAGCCTGTCGCCGGCTGGATACTGGAGGCGTTGGTTCCCACAGTCGACAACTTATACGAAGTATGCGACGGGATACTGTAACTGAATGACGTGGCCGTCGTGCCGTTCGCCGTCAGGCTGAGCGGTGCCCCGGTGGACCCGGTCAGAAACTGAATGGTTCCCGTGATTGTATTGTTCGTTGGATTCACCAGCAGAACCGATGTCGTCCAGCCGGCGCCGTCGGCGAATTGCGCCAGAACGGCAGGCGATGTCGATGGGGTGAAGCCCGGGTCCAGGTCGAGTACCGGCAGCGTGGTGAACAACCCTTCGCCGCGAGCGTTGGTGTACTGCTGCAAAGCAACAACCGAGATCGGCACGTTCGAGCTGAATGAGAACGTCCCCTGGAAATTCAGCGGAACGTTCCAGTTCGACTGCTCCAGGTACGACGCGCTCTGTGCGCCGGCCGCCAGAGGAAAGGCGCCGCTCCCGACATCGACCCCGCTGGTATTGGTAAAGGTGTAACTGATCGCAGCGTCCGTCGTGCCCGGATTCGCAATCGCCAGGCCGATATCCGTACCGGCGCCCGTGAACCCGTTCGGTCCGACTTCGGCATAAATCCTTCCGTTTTTGATCAGCGGCGACGCCGGAACTCCCGCTTCGCCGACCAGGACATTCGCCGGCGTATAACCATAGATGGCAACACCCGACGGCGTCGTCTGGCCTGAAGCCGGCAGTATCCGCCCATACCCGACGCTGGCTGCGGTTCCGTCCGTTTTGGTCGAAATCGCACTCTTATCCACTAGAGAAAACGGGGTCGACGCCGACTGGCTATACCCGGGGAAGGGAATCGCCGCCAGCAACAAAAGAAAGAATACACTCCTGATTCGCACTCAGCCTCCATGCGCAAAAATAGCGGGGCTATGGTAACGCCGTGCCATTTTCCGGTCCAATAGAACTTTGGAGGGGGGCACAAATGAGCGCGCGCCGGGCGGGTTTGAGACCCGGAAAGGGCGCGGCGCGGGCATTTCAAGGAGGAGCGCCCTGGCGGGCGACCTTGTTTACTAAACCGCGAGCGTGGGCGGGGCTATGAGATAGAGCCGTGCCCATTCCCCTCCGTTTTCAAGGAGGGGTGCCCGAGCGATCAAATGTCGTTAGAACGCGAGGACGGGGTGGTTAGTTACGAACCGCGCAGCGCACCTTATTTGTTGATGGAATTTCCTAACCGCCCCGTCTGCGCGCGATCTGGGAAACTTTGATGCGCGCAGCCACCCCGCCTTGAAAAGGCGGGGAATGGCGCCTGTCTCTCCTTAAAGCGCCCGTCTCCCTTTTATAGATGTCCGCGCGCAGCGCGCTCCTTGCTACTATCCCCAGGTGTCCAATGTCCCCACCATCCTCGTCACCGGCGGCGCCGGCCACGTCGGCTCGCACCTGATCGAGCTCCTGCTCTCCTCCCGGCCCGCCCCCCGCGTGATCGCCCTCGACAACTATTTCACCGGCCGTGAGGCCAACCACATCCCCGGCGCGGAGTACCGCCGCGGCCACACCAAGGACATCTCAACCCTGGTCCCCGAAACGCCGGATATGGTCTACCACCTCGGCGAGTACGCCCGCATCGCGCCGTCTTTCGACGACGTCGCCCAGGTCTACGACATGAACATCGCCGGGACCTTCGCTGTCGCCGAATTCTGCCGCCACCGCAAGGTCCGCAAGCTGGTCTACTCGGCCTCGAGCACCCGGTTCGCGATCGAAGGCGACGGCCGCCACCAGAACCCGTACTCGTTCACCAAGTCCGTCAACGTCGATCTCATCAACGACTATGGCCGCTGGTACGATCTGCCCTACGCGATCTGCTACTTCTACAACGCGTTTGGCCCGCGTGAAACCGCCGGCGGCAAATATGCCACGCTGATTGCCGGCTTCGAGCGCAGCCACCGTCTCGGCGAACCCCTCACAGTCGTCCGGCCCGGGACCCAGCGCCGTGCCTTCACCTACGTGAAAGACCTCGCCCGCGGCATCCTCCTGGCCGGCGAAAAAGGACACGGCGACGGCTATACCCTCGGCACCACCAAAAGTTATTCCGTGCTCGAAATCGCCGAAGCCTTCGGCGGGAAGATTGAAATGATCGAGGGATACCCCGGTCGCGCCGAGTCGGAAAATGATCCCGCTAAAGCCCGCGACGAGCTCGGCTGG
It contains:
- a CDS encoding matrixin family metalloprotease, with product MKMKKIYGLLAVALILTTIVAVRPLRAYWTQKILATDGVTILNSRWDSSTFPVSWQLDPTQGTNLTGSRTLGSVLASAFGAWTTAVGTVSATQGANAMAGTAVDKFDGVNLITTNPGSTVLPVNVLALTYPFAFDTPGPDGVGRTVKFAGEIMESDIAFSSAFPFSLNPTPGANQVDLQGVATHEIGHFFGMDHATNTSSTMFWTTALGFMYQRNPSTDDIAGMSTLYPPATFAQMGTLTGQVKTTSGTPVFGAIVVAVNASGQPAASTLSDPSGLYTIQGLPAGSYTVYAEPLNGRIGVANIYTLTPIYPSATVNTSFTTRYH
- a CDS encoding NAD-dependent epimerase/dehydratase family protein, coding for MSNVPTILVTGGAGHVGSHLIELLLSSRPAPRVIALDNYFTGREANHIPGAEYRRGHTKDISTLVPETPDMVYHLGEYARIAPSFDDVAQVYDMNIAGTFAVAEFCRHRKVRKLVYSASSTRFAIEGDGRHQNPYSFTKSVNVDLINDYGRWYDLPYAICYFYNAFGPRETAGGKYATLIAGFERSHRLGEPLTVVRPGTQRRAFTYVKDLARGILLAGEKGHGDGYTLGTTKSYSVLEIAEAFGGKIEMIEGYPGRAESENDPAKARDELGWAPTLDVMDYIRRVRGSIK